In the Setaria italica strain Yugu1 chromosome VI, Setaria_italica_v2.0, whole genome shotgun sequence genome, one interval contains:
- the LOC101755329 gene encoding glycine-rich cell wall structural protein 1-like, translating to MGQGVVVAAMRMVQGALAVAVGMGLGMLASAMGMGTGGDEDGAEAVGDSDRDGSEGCGGEDGGFKGWQRSKARSTGNGDGSGSYGRGEGGGIAGSRDGAGGRTADGVGATTGGGDDLHEPAAVDASSRGVGMGLQVRARVRRSLLEPEMVQRMASAFKQDVKSMALK from the exons ATGGGGCaaggggtggtggtggcagcgatGCGGATGGTGCAGGGGGCGTTGGCGGTTGCGGTGGGGATGGGGCTGGGGATGTTGGCGTCGGCTATGGGGATGGGCACTGGCGGGGATGAGGATGGAGCAGAGGCTGTTGGCGACAGTGATAGGGATGGATCCGAGGGttgcggcggcgaggatggtgGATTCAAGGGCTGGCAGCGCAGCAAAGCTCGATCGACCGGCAATGGGGATGGATCCGGGAGTTACGGCAGGGGTGAAGGTGGAGGAATCGCCGGCAGCAGGGATGGCGCAGGGGGGCGTACGGCGGATGGGGTGGGAGCAACTACCGGCGGTGGGGATGACCTGCatgagccggcggcggtggatgcgtCGAGCAGAGGGGTGGGGATGGGGCTGCAGGTGCGGGCGCGGGTGCGA AGAAGTTTGTTAGAACCTGAGATGGTCCAAAGAATGGCTTCAGCTTTCAAGCAAGATGTCAAAAGTATGGCCCTAAAGTAA
- the LOC101755736 gene encoding expansin-A4 → MDPRPASRRATAAAALLLLLAASPAAVTAAAVHGGGWQEAHATFYGDETGAETMQGACGYGNLFEQGYGLETTALSVALFDEGRACGGCYELRCQGSSYCARGGAPVTVTATNACPANYSKPNENWCNPPLRHFDLSKPVFLRLVTDFHVGIIPVQYRRALCAKRGGVRFEMRGNRWWVAVLVFNVAGAGDVRAVAAKGSRDGAWVEMRRNWGQIWDGADARLVGQGLSFRVTNGDGRSIVFDHVVPPTWTAGQSFEGKHQF, encoded by the exons ATGGATCCGAGACCGGCGTCTCgccgcgccaccgcggccgcggcaCTGCTGCTTCTGCTCGCCGCCTCTCCGGCGGCGGTCACGGCAGCGGCGgtccacggcggcggctggcaGGAGGCGCACGCCACGTTCTACGGCGACGAGACCGGAGCCGAAACCATGC AGGGCGCGTGCGGGTACGGCAACCTGTTCGAGCAGGGGTACGGGCTGGAGACGACGGCGCTGAGCGTGGCGCTCTTCGACGAAGGCAGGGCCTGCGGCGGCTGCTACGAGCTCCGGTGCCAGGGCAGCTCCTactgcgcgcgcggcggcgcgccggtgaCGGTGACGGCGACGAACGCGTGCCCGGCCAACTACTCCAAGCCCAACGAGAACTGGTGCAACCCGCCGCTGCGTCACTTCGACCTGTCCAAGCCCGTgttcctccgcctcgtcaccgACTTCCACGTCGGCATCATCCCCGTGCAGTACCGCCGCGCGCTCTGCGCCAAGCGCGGCGGTGTGCGGTTCGAGATGAGGGGGAACCGGTGGTGGGTCGCCGTGCTCGTCTTcaacgtcgccggcgccggggatgTCAGGGCCGTTGCGGCCAAGGGGTCCCGGGACGGGGCGTGGGTGGAGATGCGGCGCAACTGGGGGCAGATCTGGGATGGCGCCGACGCGCGGCTCGTCGGGCAGGGACTGTCGTTCCGGGTGACCAACGGCGACGGCCGCTCCATCGTCTTCGACCACGTCGTGCCGCCGACGTGGACGGCCGGTCAGAGCTTCGAGGGAAAGCACcagttctga
- the LOC101756135 gene encoding glycine-rich protein 1-like, producing the protein MVVEGAGSAAGAGAGEEATGSGEVSAGGMAETELGVGVAANEEEAELGDKGVVGELKLEPGEDAPVKAERGEGGGASILLPGNLRATGRALHRRPCAEATASGAELGAVTVAEAEVAPNGVAAGHGVVTRGQTDEATPVCSGPKSLQRWGRLEPGAFTVGVSMGRSSKFKLTKGDLWGKAAARVSVQGLEAGRGASGGDGQEAAEALVAGRERRWGLVGGTGCAAAGGARRGSELRGHVVRKLKTSVETIV; encoded by the exons ATGGTCGTCGAGGGTGCGGgttcggcggcgggggcaggtgCTGGCGAGGAGGCAACCGGATCCGGCGAGGTGTCGGCTGGTGGCATGGCGGAGACCGAGCTTGGCGTAGGGGTAGCTGCTAACGAAGAGGAGGCCGAGCTTGGTGACAAAGGGGTTGTTGGCGAGCTAAAGCTCGAGCCTGGCGAAGATGCACCTGTGAAGGCCGAGCGTGGTGAAGGGGGGGGCGCGTCGATCCTGCTCCCTGGCAACCTCCGCGCGACGGGGAGGGCGCTGCATAGACGACCTTGTGCTGAGGCGACGGCCAGTGGGGCAGAGCTTGGTGCGGTGACCGTAGCGGAGGCAGAGGTAGCACCTAACGGGGTCGCAGCAGGACACGGTGTGGTGACCCGGGGCCAAACAGACGAAGCAACGCCTGTTTGTTCTGGCCCGAAAAGCTTGCAGCGTTGGGGAAGGTTGGAGCCGGGGGCGTTCACTGTCGGAGTGTCGATGGGGAGAAG ttcaaagttcaaattgaCGAAAGGGGATCTGTGGGGAAAAGCAGCTGCCAGGGTCTCTGTGCAGGGGCTGGAAGCTGGACGAGGGGCCAGCGGTGGGGACGGCCAGGAGGCCGCGGAGGCTCTGGTTGCTGGGAGGGAGCGGCGCTGGGGCTTGGTCGGCGGGACgggatgcgccgccgccggaggcgcgcggcgggggagcgAGCTGCGGGGGCATGTCGTGCGGAAGCTGAAGACTTCTGTCGAAACAATCGTTTAA